A DNA window from Zingiber officinale cultivar Zhangliang chromosome 3A, Zo_v1.1, whole genome shotgun sequence contains the following coding sequences:
- the LOC122050917 gene encoding methyltransferase-like protein 25 isoform X1, producing MASRRCTYSCETMAQTLEWMNAIAEFIRPYRAILDAHVVNFFKERLWELVDEQWMDCLRKESVANLLKLPSSCTQDYWPASLKLFLYDLRSLVLPREQELLDKISPNLHVSSLSTVLSQGMNLKKKHEVEILSAVVSSIVHESGAGKIIDVGSGQGYLAQALSFHYQLPVIAIDASLHHANVTNARAERIKKHYSAKFAGSPHFKIPQTVTCHILSSEALTALSSASLRENNTKESAERSSTSDRGDCGIPEIDIAEGKSLSNLYGNSFLVLAGLHACGDLSVNMLRTFVDCKQVRAIVGVGCCYNLLSEDCLERAGGSCGFPISNAAKLSSLILGKNARDLACQSAERWRTLTEDAALQNFDVHAFRAAFQLVLDKYHPTILVSSPSIGRQGKTIRRQQCRRLRESQTSREDDIRGFSSELGKSSHNLASGCQDGQNSNKYFLFEEFCKSGLSRLGCVFSEDMDLLGIWNHAQSYSELIGPFWSLRAALGPLVETYILLDRLLFLQEQGNSIEASLFPIFNPTLSPRNMAIIARRK from the exons ATGGCTTCTCGGCGTTGTACCTACTCCTGTGAGACCATGGCCCAAACTCTGGAATGGATGAATGCCATCGCTGAATTCATACGGCCCTATAGGGCCATTCTGGATGCTCATGTTGTCAATTTCTTCAAG GAAAGGTTGTGGGAATTAGTTGATGAGCAGTGGATGGACTGTCTCCGTAAAGAATCTGTGGCAAATCTTTTGAAGTTGCCATCTAGTTGTACTCAG GATTACTGGCCTGCTTCTCTTAAACTGTTTTTGTATGATTTGAGGTCTCTTGTCCTTCCAAGGGAGCAAGAATTGTTGGACAAG ATTTCACCTAATTTACATGTGTCTTCCCTAAGTACTGTCCTTTCTCAAGGCATGAATTTGAAGAAAAAGCATGAA GTGGAGATACTATCTGCAGTTGTTAGTTCAATTGTCCATGAGTCTGGAGCAGGAAAAATTATAGATGTTGGCTCTGGTCAG GGTTATCTTGCACAAGCATTATCATTCCACTACCAACTTCCTGTCATAGCAATTGATGCTTCTTTGCACCATGCCAATGTTACAAATGCCCGTGCAGAGAGGATTAAAAAGCATTATTCAGCTAAATT tgCAGGAAGCCCACATTTCAAAATTCCACAGACAGTTACTTGCCATATCCTTTCAAGTGAAGCTTTGACAGCTTTAAGTTCTGCTTCTTTACGTGAGAATAATACCAAAGAATCAGCAGAGCGGTCATCCACATCAGATCGTGGTGATTGTGGAATTCCGGAAATAGATATTGCAGAAGGAAAAAGTTTGTCTAACCTGTATGGTAATTCCTTTTTGGTTCTCGCTGGACTTCATGCATGTGGAGATCTCTCAGTTAACATGCTTAG GACCTTTGTGGACTGCAAACAAGTCAGAGCTATAGTTGGCGTTGGATGTTGCTACAACTTGCTTTCTGAAGACTGCTTAGAGAGGGCTGGTGGTTCATGTGGCTTTCCAATCAGCAATGCTGCTAAGCTGTCCAGCCTAATCCTTGGAAAAAATGCTCGTGATCTTGCATGCCAG AGTGCTGAAAGATGGCGAACTCTTACTGAAGATGCTGCACTTCAAAATTTTGATGTCCATGCCTTTCGTGCTGCTTTTCAACTG GTTTTGGACAAATACCATCCAACAATCTTAGTGTCAAGTCCATCAATTGGTAGACAAGGGAAAACTATACGACGCCAACAATGCAGGAGGCTTCGAGAATCCCAGACTAGTAGAGAAG ACGACATACGTGGCTTCTCATCAGAACTTGGAAAATCCAGTCATAATCTTGCCAGTGGATGCCAAGATGGCCAGAATTCCAATAAATATTTCCTCTTTGAAGAATTCTGCAAGTCAGGTCTTAGTCGCCTTGGTTGTGTTTTTTCTGAAGATATGGATCTTCTGGGAATATGGAACCATGCACAAAGCTATTCT GAACTTATTGGTCCTTTTTGGTCTCTTCGCGCTGCTTTAGGGCCATTGGTGGAGACTTACATTTTGCTCGATAGATTGTTGTTCCTGCAAGAACAAGGAAATTCTATAGAAGCGTCTCTGTTTCCTATATTCAATCCTACATTATCACCGAGAAATATGGCAATTATTGCTAGAAGGAAATGA
- the LOC122050917 gene encoding methyltransferase-like protein 25 isoform X2, whose product MASRRCTYSCETMAQTLEWMNAIAEFIRPYRAILDAHVVNFFKERLWELVDEQWMDCLRKESVANLLKLPSSCTQDYWPASLKLFLYDLRSLVLPREQELLDKISPNLHVSSLSTVLSQGMNLKKKHEVEILSAVVSSIVHESGAGKIIDVGSGQGYLAQALSFHYQLPVIAIDASLHHANVTNARAERIKKHYSAKFAGSPHFKIPQTVTCHILSSEALTALSSASLRENNTKESAERSSTSDRGDCGIPEIDIAEGKSLSNLYGNSFLVLAGLHACGDLSVNMLRTFVDCKQVRAIVGVGCCYNLLSEDCLERAGGSCGFPISNAAKLSSLILGKNARDLACQVLDKYHPTILVSSPSIGRQGKTIRRQQCRRLRESQTSREDDIRGFSSELGKSSHNLASGCQDGQNSNKYFLFEEFCKSGLSRLGCVFSEDMDLLGIWNHAQSYSELIGPFWSLRAALGPLVETYILLDRLLFLQEQGNSIEASLFPIFNPTLSPRNMAIIARRK is encoded by the exons ATGGCTTCTCGGCGTTGTACCTACTCCTGTGAGACCATGGCCCAAACTCTGGAATGGATGAATGCCATCGCTGAATTCATACGGCCCTATAGGGCCATTCTGGATGCTCATGTTGTCAATTTCTTCAAG GAAAGGTTGTGGGAATTAGTTGATGAGCAGTGGATGGACTGTCTCCGTAAAGAATCTGTGGCAAATCTTTTGAAGTTGCCATCTAGTTGTACTCAG GATTACTGGCCTGCTTCTCTTAAACTGTTTTTGTATGATTTGAGGTCTCTTGTCCTTCCAAGGGAGCAAGAATTGTTGGACAAG ATTTCACCTAATTTACATGTGTCTTCCCTAAGTACTGTCCTTTCTCAAGGCATGAATTTGAAGAAAAAGCATGAA GTGGAGATACTATCTGCAGTTGTTAGTTCAATTGTCCATGAGTCTGGAGCAGGAAAAATTATAGATGTTGGCTCTGGTCAG GGTTATCTTGCACAAGCATTATCATTCCACTACCAACTTCCTGTCATAGCAATTGATGCTTCTTTGCACCATGCCAATGTTACAAATGCCCGTGCAGAGAGGATTAAAAAGCATTATTCAGCTAAATT tgCAGGAAGCCCACATTTCAAAATTCCACAGACAGTTACTTGCCATATCCTTTCAAGTGAAGCTTTGACAGCTTTAAGTTCTGCTTCTTTACGTGAGAATAATACCAAAGAATCAGCAGAGCGGTCATCCACATCAGATCGTGGTGATTGTGGAATTCCGGAAATAGATATTGCAGAAGGAAAAAGTTTGTCTAACCTGTATGGTAATTCCTTTTTGGTTCTCGCTGGACTTCATGCATGTGGAGATCTCTCAGTTAACATGCTTAG GACCTTTGTGGACTGCAAACAAGTCAGAGCTATAGTTGGCGTTGGATGTTGCTACAACTTGCTTTCTGAAGACTGCTTAGAGAGGGCTGGTGGTTCATGTGGCTTTCCAATCAGCAATGCTGCTAAGCTGTCCAGCCTAATCCTTGGAAAAAATGCTCGTGATCTTGCATGCCAG GTTTTGGACAAATACCATCCAACAATCTTAGTGTCAAGTCCATCAATTGGTAGACAAGGGAAAACTATACGACGCCAACAATGCAGGAGGCTTCGAGAATCCCAGACTAGTAGAGAAG ACGACATACGTGGCTTCTCATCAGAACTTGGAAAATCCAGTCATAATCTTGCCAGTGGATGCCAAGATGGCCAGAATTCCAATAAATATTTCCTCTTTGAAGAATTCTGCAAGTCAGGTCTTAGTCGCCTTGGTTGTGTTTTTTCTGAAGATATGGATCTTCTGGGAATATGGAACCATGCACAAAGCTATTCT GAACTTATTGGTCCTTTTTGGTCTCTTCGCGCTGCTTTAGGGCCATTGGTGGAGACTTACATTTTGCTCGATAGATTGTTGTTCCTGCAAGAACAAGGAAATTCTATAGAAGCGTCTCTGTTTCCTATATTCAATCCTACATTATCACCGAGAAATATGGCAATTATTGCTAGAAGGAAATGA
- the LOC122053489 gene encoding uncharacterized protein LOC122053489 isoform X1, whose protein sequence is MEMSSIKEAKRDLITLDLLGGVSPAAGAQDVADVSLKAPSFGCHHHPLLRPLQDLNQMPEDVVRRKQAAGLFAGGGGQSVCTIERVRMALERAGRESQGERRLSAAAEAESSVVSPSGGSASSTSSSSITTASAKRRTAGVEDAGGPFLVVAGCSGCLSYVLIEKDSLRCPRCESQTVAATTVMTPPAKRPRVDLEFKMGL, encoded by the exons ATGGAGATGAGCTCGATTAAGGAAGCGAAGAGGGATTTGATAACGCTTGACCTCCTCGGAGGAGTCTCTCCGGCTGCCGGAGCTCAGGATGTCGCCGATGTGAGCCTAAAGGCGCCTTCTTTCGGCTGCCATCACCACCCCCTTCTCCGGCCTCTG CAGGACCTTAACCAGATGCCGGAGGACGTGGTTCGGCGGAAGCAGGCGGCGGGGCTTTTCGCCGGCGGGGGCGGCCAAAGCGTGTGCACGATCGAGAGGGTGAGGATGGCGCTGGAGCGGGCGGGGCGCGAATCGCAAGGCGAGCGGCGACTCAGCGCGGCTGCTGAGGCGGAGAGCTCCGTGGTTTCTCCATCGGGGGGGTCGGCTTCGTCGACGTCGTCGTCGTCTATAACGACGGCGTCGGCGAAGCGCCGGACGGCCGGGGTGGAGGACGCAGGCGGCCCTTTCCTGGTGGTGGCCGGGTGCTCAGGCTGCCTCTCCTACGTGCTCATCGAGAAGGACAGCCTCCGGTGCCCGCGCTGCGAGTCGCAGACGGTGGCGGCGACGACGGTAATGACGCCGCCGGCGAAGAGGCCTCGGGTTGATCTAGAATTTAAGATGGGCctgtaa
- the LOC122053489 gene encoding uncharacterized protein LOC122053489 isoform X2, with translation MEMSSIKEAKRDLITLDLLGGVSPAAGAQDVADVSLKAPSFGCHHHPLLRPLDLNQMPEDVVRRKQAAGLFAGGGGQSVCTIERVRMALERAGRESQGERRLSAAAEAESSVVSPSGGSASSTSSSSITTASAKRRTAGVEDAGGPFLVVAGCSGCLSYVLIEKDSLRCPRCESQTVAATTVMTPPAKRPRVDLEFKMGL, from the exons ATGGAGATGAGCTCGATTAAGGAAGCGAAGAGGGATTTGATAACGCTTGACCTCCTCGGAGGAGTCTCTCCGGCTGCCGGAGCTCAGGATGTCGCCGATGTGAGCCTAAAGGCGCCTTCTTTCGGCTGCCATCACCACCCCCTTCTCCGGCCTCTG GACCTTAACCAGATGCCGGAGGACGTGGTTCGGCGGAAGCAGGCGGCGGGGCTTTTCGCCGGCGGGGGCGGCCAAAGCGTGTGCACGATCGAGAGGGTGAGGATGGCGCTGGAGCGGGCGGGGCGCGAATCGCAAGGCGAGCGGCGACTCAGCGCGGCTGCTGAGGCGGAGAGCTCCGTGGTTTCTCCATCGGGGGGGTCGGCTTCGTCGACGTCGTCGTCGTCTATAACGACGGCGTCGGCGAAGCGCCGGACGGCCGGGGTGGAGGACGCAGGCGGCCCTTTCCTGGTGGTGGCCGGGTGCTCAGGCTGCCTCTCCTACGTGCTCATCGAGAAGGACAGCCTCCGGTGCCCGCGCTGCGAGTCGCAGACGGTGGCGGCGACGACGGTAATGACGCCGCCGGCGAAGAGGCCTCGGGTTGATCTAGAATTTAAGATGGGCctgtaa